The Anolis sagrei isolate rAnoSag1 chromosome Y, rAnoSag1.mat, whole genome shotgun sequence genome contains a region encoding:
- the POLR3K gene encoding DNA-directed RNA polymerase III subunit RPC10 encodes MLLFCPACGNVLVAEEGPRCHRFACTTCPYVRNVTRKVTSRRYPKLKEVDDVLGGAAAWENVDSTAEPCPKCEHPRAFFMQLQTRSADEPMTTFYKCCSPQCGHRWRD; translated from the exons ATGCTGCTGTTCTGCCCGGCCTGCGGGAACGTCCTGGTGGCCGAAGAGGGGCCGCGCTGCCACCGCTTCGCCTGCACTACGTGCCCCTACGTCCGCAACGTCACGCGCAAG GTAACAAGCCGGCGCTACCCGAAGCTGAAGGAAGTGGACGACGTGCTGGGCGGGGCCGCGGCCTGGGAGAACGTGGACTCCACGGCAG AGCCCTGTCCCAAGTGTGAGCACCCGCGCGCCTTCTTCATGCAGCTCCAGACGCGCTCTGCCGACGAACCCATGACAACCTTCTACAAGTGCTGCAGTCCCCAATGTGGGCACCGATGGCGGGACTGA
- the SNRNP25 gene encoding U11/U12 small nuclear ribonucleoprotein 25 kDa protein — translation MEEEEEEEEAHADVLELWQEGLARLVQDPLLCDLPVQVTPEEISSQVALEYGQAMTVRVRRADAPEAPMPVVVVQNASILDLKRALRRFVQLRQEREGGIQHISWKYLWRTYCLTFGGEKLTDDRKKLREYGIRNRDEVTFVKKIRK, via the exons atggaggaggaagaggaggaggaggaagcacacGCGGACGTGCTGGAGCTCTGGCAGGAAGGACTCGCCCGACTGGTCCAGGACCCGCTGCTCTGTGACCTCCCAGTTCAG GTGACCCCCGAGGAGATCAGCTCGCAAGTGGCGCTGGAGTACGGGCAAGCCATGACAGTGCGCGTGCGCAGAGCCGACGCCCCCGAGGCACCAATGC cGGTGGTGGTGGTGCAGAATGCCAGCATCCTGGACCTGAAGAGGGCCCTCCGGCGGTTTGTGCAGCTGCGGCAGGAGCGTGAGGGGGGCATCCAGCACATCAGCTG GAAATACCTGTGGCGCACCTACTGCCTGACCTTCGGTGGAGAGAAGCTGACAGACGACCGGAAGAAGCTGAGAGA GTATGGCATCCGCAACCGGGATGAAGTCACCTTTGTGAAAAAGATCCGGAAGTGA